In the Pseudomonas sp. ADAK2 genome, one interval contains:
- a CDS encoding nucleoside-specific channel-forming protein Tsx, with translation MHRTSSRVTCSRSFAVSLLLASVTGLLSSTVLAQPVLPEESAQGEALSPEANPPKQGAYLSDWFNQDLTVIGSKDISFGPQPSDDVYLEYEYFGRKGPFELYGYVDIPKIFDIGNSHDKGAWDHGSPLFMEHEPRISIDYLAGRSLAVGPFKEWYVAFDWIYDHGSNTRNRANTLYSGLGTDIDTHSRVNLSANFYGRYQWENYGASNEYSWDGYRAQLKYIVPISSFSNGASLTYIGFTNFDFGSDLHKDNPARTANATVATNVLLYSFTHLRFTLVGRYFHNGGNWDDGSELNFGDGDFRARSNGWGYYAGIGYQF, from the coding sequence ATGCATCGCACGTCCAGCCGCGTGACTTGCTCGCGCTCGTTTGCTGTTTCCTTGCTACTGGCCAGCGTTACAGGACTACTCAGCAGCACCGTTTTGGCGCAACCCGTCCTCCCCGAGGAGTCAGCCCAGGGCGAAGCCCTTAGCCCGGAAGCCAACCCGCCGAAACAAGGCGCGTACCTGTCGGACTGGTTCAACCAGGACCTGACGGTCATCGGCAGCAAGGACATCAGCTTCGGCCCGCAACCCTCTGACGATGTGTACCTGGAATACGAGTACTTCGGGCGCAAGGGGCCGTTCGAGTTGTATGGCTACGTCGATATCCCGAAAATCTTCGACATCGGCAACAGCCATGACAAAGGCGCGTGGGACCACGGCTCGCCGCTGTTCATGGAGCACGAACCGCGGATCTCCATCGACTACCTGGCCGGCCGCAGCCTGGCCGTCGGGCCGTTCAAGGAATGGTATGTGGCGTTCGACTGGATCTACGACCACGGCAGCAACACCCGCAACCGCGCCAACACGCTGTACAGCGGTTTGGGCACCGACATCGACACCCACTCGCGGGTCAACCTGTCGGCGAACTTCTATGGTCGCTACCAGTGGGAAAACTATGGGGCGAGCAACGAATATTCCTGGGACGGCTACCGCGCCCAGTTGAAATACATCGTGCCCATCAGCAGCTTCAGCAATGGTGCGTCGCTGACCTACATCGGCTTCACCAACTTCGACTTCGGCTCGGACCTGCACAAGGACAACCCGGCCCGCACCGCCAACGCCACCGTGGCCACCAACGTGTTGCTGTACTCGTTTACTCATCTGCGTTTCACCCTGGTCGGCCGTTACTTCCACAACGGCGGCAACTGGGACGACGGCAGCGAGTTGAATTTCGGCGACGGTGATTTCCGCGCCCGCTCCAACGGCTGGGGTTACTACGCCGGCATCGGTTATCAATTCTAA
- a CDS encoding purine-nucleoside phosphorylase, translating into MKAMTRLSLSVAVACGTLLASTAWAREAPIQPKVMLITMFAPEAQNWIERLELKQEVRVPGLSAEYPTIRCNAQQVCLMVTGMGQTNAAASTLALALSPKFDLRKSYFLIAGIAGISPKHGTIGTAAWAHYLVEFGTQWEIDSRDAPKDWPTGYIGINTQGPNQKPPLDYKTEVFELNPKLQAKAFALSHKVELSESKESAAWRLKYPSAPANLAPVVTKCDTLAGNTWFSGTRLSERAEVWTKLLTDNKGEYCTTQQEDNSTYEALLRASREGLVDVQRLAVVRAGSDFDRPAPGQSEVDNLLKYADQGGFVPALENLYRTGNPLVQEILQHWSAWEKGVPEA; encoded by the coding sequence ATGAAAGCAATGACGCGTTTGTCCCTGTCCGTCGCCGTGGCCTGCGGCACCCTGCTCGCTTCCACCGCGTGGGCTCGTGAAGCACCGATCCAGCCAAAAGTGATGCTGATCACCATGTTCGCTCCCGAGGCGCAGAATTGGATCGAGCGCCTGGAACTCAAACAGGAAGTCCGCGTACCGGGCCTGTCCGCCGAGTACCCGACGATTCGTTGTAACGCGCAGCAGGTGTGCCTGATGGTCACCGGCATGGGCCAGACCAATGCCGCGGCATCGACCCTGGCCTTGGCGCTGTCGCCGAAATTCGACCTGCGCAAAAGTTATTTCCTGATCGCCGGGATCGCCGGCATCAGCCCCAAACACGGGACCATCGGCACCGCCGCGTGGGCGCATTACCTGGTGGAGTTCGGCACGCAGTGGGAGATCGATTCCCGAGACGCTCCGAAAGACTGGCCGACCGGCTACATCGGCATCAACACCCAAGGCCCGAACCAAAAACCACCGCTGGACTACAAGACTGAAGTCTTCGAGCTCAATCCGAAATTGCAGGCCAAGGCGTTTGCCCTGTCGCACAAAGTTGAATTGAGTGAGAGCAAGGAATCGGCGGCGTGGCGTCTGAAGTACCCGTCGGCCCCGGCCAATCTGGCGCCGGTAGTAACGAAGTGCGACACGTTGGCGGGCAACACCTGGTTCTCCGGCACGCGTCTGAGCGAGCGCGCCGAGGTCTGGACCAAATTGCTGACGGACAACAAAGGCGAGTACTGCACGACCCAGCAGGAAGACAACTCCACGTACGAAGCACTGTTGCGGGCCAGTCGTGAGGGCTTGGTGGATGTGCAGCGCCTGGCGGTGGTGCGCGCCGGTTCCGACTTTGACCGGCCGGCACCGGGTCAGAGTGAAGTGGATAACTTGCTCAAATACGCGGACCAGGGCGGGTTTGTGCCGGCGCTGGAGAACCTCTATCGCACCGGGAATCCGTTGGTGCAGGAGATTTTGCAGCACTGGTCGGCTTGGGAGAAAGGGGTGCCTGAGGCCTGA
- a CDS encoding quinone oxidoreductase family protein, with amino-acid sequence MKALQFDKTGDLSALRYVEVPTPVAGDGEVLVQIKAAGLNPSDVKNVLGRFPYTTLPRIPGRDFAGVVVEGPQALIGQEVWGTGRELGFFADGSHAQFVKLPANGVALKPTHLSFAQAASLGVPYTTAWDALERSLVTAGTRLLVIGGGAVGSAALALAKVRGAQVLAAARRVEQVEELQAQGYQTLQLDKPEDLGSQVNAVYAGGADVIFDTTGFWLPASVAALAPFGRIAIIAAPVDGHVQLPALALYRKGGSVVGINSLLYGVQACAAMLDQFGQFFDQDLLPLPQGLVESSLAQGVERYAEVNQGSGDKVILLP; translated from the coding sequence ATGAAAGCTTTGCAATTCGACAAGACCGGCGATCTCTCGGCCCTGCGCTACGTCGAGGTCCCCACCCCTGTGGCCGGCGATGGTGAAGTGCTGGTGCAGATCAAGGCTGCCGGCCTCAACCCCAGCGATGTGAAGAACGTGCTCGGGCGTTTTCCCTACACCACCTTGCCACGGATTCCCGGTCGGGATTTCGCCGGGGTGGTGGTGGAAGGGCCGCAAGCGTTGATCGGTCAGGAGGTCTGGGGCACCGGCCGTGAACTGGGCTTTTTCGCCGACGGCTCCCATGCGCAATTCGTCAAGTTGCCGGCCAACGGCGTGGCGCTGAAACCGACGCACCTGAGTTTCGCCCAGGCCGCCAGCCTCGGCGTGCCCTACACCACGGCTTGGGATGCGTTGGAACGTAGCCTGGTGACGGCGGGCACACGCTTGCTGGTGATCGGTGGCGGGGCGGTGGGCAGTGCGGCGCTGGCGCTGGCCAAGGTGCGTGGCGCTCAGGTGCTGGCGGCGGCGCGGCGGGTGGAGCAGGTCGAGGAATTGCAGGCCCAGGGTTATCAGACCCTGCAACTGGACAAGCCCGAAGACCTCGGCTCCCAAGTGAATGCCGTGTATGCCGGTGGCGCGGACGTGATCTTCGACACTACGGGGTTCTGGCTGCCGGCTTCGGTTGCGGCGCTGGCGCCGTTCGGCCGCATTGCGATCATTGCCGCACCGGTGGACGGCCATGTGCAATTGCCGGCGCTGGCGTTGTATCGCAAGGGTGGGTCGGTGGTGGGGATCAATTCGCTGCTCTACGGCGTTCAAGCCTGTGCTGCGATGCTGGATCAGTTTGGCCAGTTCTTCGATCAGGATTTGTTGCCGTTGCCGCAGGGGTTGGTGGAATCGTCGTTGGCGCAAGGCGTGGAGCGTTATGCCGAGGTGAATCAGGGCAGTGGTGACAAGGTGATTTTGTTGCCGTAA